Part of the Paenibacillus sp. FSL R7-0273 genome is shown below.
ACAGGAATCGACGATATCGCCACCTCCGCTGCGCTCCGCTCACTTGCACCGGAGGCTGCTGATCTTCTGTTCATTCCGGTTCTCTCACTCCCCCTGCTATCCCGCTTATGTATGCTGGATGCCGGTGATCCTTATGTGGAGCTGATTATCCGCTTCATCTGTGCAGGCAGGCCTGCCGGGACACTAACCCTGGGAGCGAACCCCGGACATTACCGCTGGGGGGAGCAAGGCCTGCTGCATGCCCCTCCCGGGCTACAAGCAGCCCTGAAGCATAAGCTGGACGCTATCGAAGACTTCGGTATAACCCTGCTTGAGCCGGATCAGGTGAACCATTGGATTACCTCCGCACAGTCACGGCTACACAAGCAGGTGCTCACCGCAGAGGATATTCAGGACGCAGTAAGCCTTGGCCGAACGTCGATCAGACCGTCAGTCCAGGCTGTAATCACTCCGCTTGCCGCAGATCTAGCCAGACAGCATGGCATCGAGATTATCCTTTAGATTCAACCATCAAGTATACGAGGTGACAATCACATGAAGCTGGGAATCATTACGGGGCATGTCGTGGCAACGAGAAAAGATGACAATCTCATCGGCGCCAAGCTGCTCATCGTTCAGCCGATTCTGCCCGACCTTACAACGGCCGGTCAGCCCATCATCGCCGTAGATACCGTAGGCGCGGGAATCGGCGAGACGATCCTTTATGCGGTGGGCAGCGTGGCCTCAAGAGCAGCACAGCAGCCGAATGCCCCGGTTGATGCCGCGATTGTCGGAATCGTGGACAGTATAGATTGCGCCAAGGCAGGAGGGATATAACAGATGATCACTACTGAGTTAAAAGATGCCATTCACCGCCGGGGGATGATTGATGTGCTGCTCTCCGGCAGCGCTTATGCCGACCTGGTGCTGAAGGGCGGCTTCATTATCAACGTCATTACCCGGGAGATTTATCCCGGCGATGTTGCCGTTAAAGGCGACCGGATTCTGCTTGTCGGTCAGGCCGATAAGCTTATCGGGCCTGCTACAGTTGTCGAAGACGTGAGCGGCAAGTTTATAAGCCCCGGCTTCATCGATTCCCACATGCATTTTGAAAGTGCAATGCTGACGGTTACGGAGTTCTCGAAGCTGTCCATTCCTACAGGAACAACCACCCTGGTAGCCGACCCGCATGAAATCGGCAACGTCCTGGGTGTGCCCGGCATGAAAGCTATGATTGATGAGGCGCGCACCCTGCCTAACCGCGTTCTGTTCACCGTCCCTTGTCTCACTCCCGATGTGCCCGGCCTGGAAACCGCAGGCGCAGATATCACCTCCCAGGATATGCAGGACCTGCTGAGCGATGATTATGTGCAGGGCATCGGTGAGCTGCAGGGCTTCAGCAACGTCCATCCGGTGTACAACAACGCACCTTATCTGATAGATGATCTGCTGGCTTCCGTCTCTTATGCCAAATCCATCGGCAAAACCATTGAAGGCAACGCCCCCGGCCTGTCCGGCCCGGAGCTGGCGGCCCACATTATCTGCGGCGGAGGCCATGTCTCCTGCCACGAGACAACAACCAAGGAAGAAATGATGGAGAAGCTGCGTTACGGGGTCAGCGTGTTCATGCGTGAGGGCTCCTCGCAGCGCAATATGGCTGAATGCATCCGCGCCATTACCGAGGAAGGAATGGACTCCCGGCGCGCCATCCTCGTCTCCGACGATATGGTCCCTGAGGACCTGCTAAAGTACGGGCATATGAACGACATTGTCCGCCGGACGATCGCCGTAGGCATTGATCCGGTTGAAGCCATCCAGATGGTTACGATTAACCCGGCCACTCATTTCGGCTTCCAGGATATCGGACTGCTTGCTCCCGGCAAAAAAGCCGACATCGCCGTTATCAGCGATCTGGCGCAAATGACCGTTGCCCAGGTATATATCGGCGGAGTCAAACTCGCCGAGAACGGTGAACTCACCCGTGACATCCCGTCTTACATTTATCCCGAATCCGTCAAAAAGTCGGTCAAGCGGAAACCGGTCAGGCTGGAAGATTTGCAGCTCTCCTCCGGCGGAGCACACGGCAGTGTCCGGGTCCGCGCCATCGAGGTGATCCCGGACCAGAACCTGACCGGAGCCGGCATCTACACCGCTTCAGTCAAAGACGGTGTCGTACAGCCCTCGGTCGAAAATGACCTCCTGCCCCTGCTCGTCGTCGAGCGGCATGGCCGCAGCGGCAAGATCGGTAAAACCTTTGTCCGCGGCATGAAGCTGAAGGCCGGAGCCATCGCTGAAAGCGTGGCCCACGACACCCACAACATCATTGTCACCGGCACCAATTACGCCGATATGGTAACCGCGGTCAACCGGGTTATTGCCATGGACGGCGGGATCGCAATGATTGAGGGCGGCAAGGTGGTCGGTGATCTGCCGCTGCGGATCGGCGGCCTAATGACCGACGAGCTGACCGGCAAAGAGATGAGCGCGCGAATTACCGGGCTGCATCGGCTGGCCCGTGAGGAGCTGGGCTGTACGCTGCATGTACCGTTCATGCACCTCTCCTTCCTCTCGCTCGTCACCAGCCC
Proteins encoded:
- a CDS encoding EutN/CcmL family microcompartment protein, producing MKLGIITGHVVATRKDDNLIGAKLLIVQPILPDLTTAGQPIIAVDTVGAGIGETILYAVGSVASRAAQQPNAPVDAAIVGIVDSIDCAKAGGI
- a CDS encoding adenine deaminase, producing MITTELKDAIHRRGMIDVLLSGSAYADLVLKGGFIINVITREIYPGDVAVKGDRILLVGQADKLIGPATVVEDVSGKFISPGFIDSHMHFESAMLTVTEFSKLSIPTGTTTLVADPHEIGNVLGVPGMKAMIDEARTLPNRVLFTVPCLTPDVPGLETAGADITSQDMQDLLSDDYVQGIGELQGFSNVHPVYNNAPYLIDDLLASVSYAKSIGKTIEGNAPGLSGPELAAHIICGGGHVSCHETTTKEEMMEKLRYGVSVFMREGSSQRNMAECIRAITEEGMDSRRAILVSDDMVPEDLLKYGHMNDIVRRTIAVGIDPVEAIQMVTINPATHFGFQDIGLLAPGKKADIAVISDLAQMTVAQVYIGGVKLAENGELTRDIPSYIYPESVKKSVKRKPVRLEDLQLSSGGAHGSVRVRAIEVIPDQNLTGAGIYTASVKDGVVQPSVENDLLPLLVVERHGRSGKIGKTFVRGMKLKAGAIAESVAHDTHNIIVTGTNYADMVTAVNRVIAMDGGIAMIEGGKVVGDLPLRIGGLMTDELTGKEMSARITGLHRLAREELGCTLHVPFMHLSFLSLVTSPAWKITDIGLIDADAFTVLPPLA